One window of the Saccopteryx bilineata isolate mSacBil1 chromosome 2, mSacBil1_pri_phased_curated, whole genome shotgun sequence genome contains the following:
- the LOC136325087 gene encoding LOW QUALITY PROTEIN: uncharacterized protein (The sequence of the model RefSeq protein was modified relative to this genomic sequence to represent the inferred CDS: inserted 2 bases in 1 codon; substituted 2 bases at 2 genomic stop codons): MGQKTSTPLSLTLSHWSEVDARAHNLSLLVKKRKWQTFCASEWPTFGVGWLTTGTFHKDTIKAVKAVVFSPGPHGHPDQQPYIWVWEDLADDPPPWVQPFLPPPAPSLPITLSTTPGPPRPALTHPDLCSMLPLKPPEPTAPASSLYPPLPSSVLPESQTDLILFDSGLPPPYPRDVPASAAGPQLGAPHQDEWGPSVEGPAQGTQSRRAQNPDDVAVTLPLRPFGPPVPDGQGGNMPALQYWPFSSSDLYNWKNNNPPFSEDPVKLTDLLESLMFSHQPTWDDCQQLLGILFTSEERDXILLEARKLVPGPDGHPTQLPNLIDEAFPLRRPNWDPNTPEGRQRLLLYRQTLMMGLRAAARCPTNLAKVREVIQGPEESPSRFLERLIEAYRRYTPFDPESEEQRGALAMAFIGQSATDIRRKLQRMDGLQDMALRDLVKEADKVYYKRETAEEKEQRLEKEREDQESKLDKRRNKELTKILATVVGKQDRRGKHSTLGPNQKPKLGPNQCAYCKXEGHWARDCPKKKKKTADLLALEGXGRRGSDPLPELRVTFNVEGTPIDFEVDTGAVYSALQSPLGPLSNKKSLVQGANGCQHRSWTTKRTMDLGRGKVQHSFLVIPECPAPLLGRDLLTKLGASIDFKPQGSEVRFSNPLVSQPVVTMLTLSAEDEYKLYETPAPGPHSTEDRWLQSFPEAWAEMAGPGLAVQRPPVVVYLKASATPIRVKQYYMSKEAREGIRPHIQRLLGQGILRPCQSRWNTPLLPVKKPRTGDYRPVQDLREVNSRVMDIHPTVPNPYNLLSTLSPDRKWYTVLDLKDAFFCLRLHEDSQPLFAFEWTDPENGLSGQLTWTRLPQGFKNSPTIFDKALYQDLSAYRASTPEVTLLQYVDDLLLAAATIEQCEQGTEKLLVELAKLGYRASAKKAQICQPEVTFLGYSL, from the exons ATGGGACAGAAAACTTCCACCCCACTGTCCCTGACTTTGTCTCATTGGTCTGAGGTTGATGCCCGAGCCCATAATCTGTCTCTTCTTGTTAAGAAGCGCAAGTGGCAGACTTTCTGTGCCTCCGAGTGGCCCACCTTCGGAGTAGGTTGGCTGACCACTGGAACCTTTCACAAGGACACCATAAAGGCAGTTAAAGCAGTTGTCTTCAGTCCAGGACCTCATGGCCATCCGGATCAACAGCCTTATATTTGGGTTTGGGAAGACCTGGCTGACGACCCTCCTCCTTGGGTCcaacctttccttcctccccctgcaCCCTCCCTTCCAATAACCCTCTCCACCACTCCGGGCCCTCCCAGACCTGCTCTAACTCATCCAGACCTCTGCTCTATGCTTCCACTCAAACCTCCGGAGCCAACGGCGCCTGCTTCATCCCTgtatcctccccttccctcctctgttctccctgaatctcaaactgaccttattctttttgattcggGACTCCCGCCTCCCTATCCCAGGGATGTCCCTGCCAGCGCTGCTGGTCCCCAGCTTGGGGCCCCACATCAGGACGAATGGGGAccatcagtggagggtccagcccAAGGTACCCAGAGCCGGAGAGCACAAAACCCAGATGACGTGGCCGTCACCCTGCCCCTTCGACCTTTCGGACCCCCTGTCCCTGACGGCCAAGGGGGGAACATGCCGGCGCTTCAGTATtggcccttctcctcctcagatctatacaattggaaaaacaataatcCGCCTTTTTCAGAGGACCCTGTCAAACTTACTGACCTTCTCGAGTCTCTTATGTTTTCCCATCAGCCCACTTGGGATGACTGCCAGCAGCTTTTAGGTATCCTCTTCACCTcagaagaaagagactgaattCTCCTCGAGGCCAGGAAATTGGTTCCTGGACCTGATGGTCATCCTACTCAACTTCCCAACCTTATAGATGAGGCTTTTCCCCTGAGGCGGCCTAACTGGGACCCtaatacacctgaaggtaggcAGCGACTCTTACTCTATCGCCAGACTCTGATGATGGGTCTCCGAGCAGCGGCGAGATGCCCCACTAATTTGGCTAAGGTAAGAGAAGTAATTCAAGGGCCAGAGGAATCCCCATCCAGATTCCTAGAGAGACTAATAGAAGCCTATAGGAGGTACACCCCTTTCGACCCTgagtctgaagaacagagaggggcACTGGCTATGGCTTTTATAGGACAGTCAGCTACTGATATTCGGAGGAAACTCCAGAGGATGGATGGGTTACAGGACATGGCTCTGAGAGATTTAGTCAAGGAAGCTGATAAGGTATACTATAAAAGAGAGacagcagaggaaaaggagcaaagattagaaaaagaacgTGAGGATCAGGAAAGTAAGCTAGATAAacggagaaataaagagttaacGAAGATTTTGGCTACCGTAGtagggaaacaagatagaagaggAAAGCATAGTACCTTGGgcccaaaccaaaaaccaaaattagGACCTAACCAGTGTGCCTACTGTAA GGAAGGACATTGGGCTAGAGATTGtcccaagaaaaagaagaagaccgCAGACCTCCTTGCCCTGGAAGGTTAGGGGCGTCGGGGTTCGGACCCCCTCCCCGAACTCAGGGTAACATTCAATGTGGAGGGGACACCAATCGACTTTGAGGTGGATACAGGAGCGGTTTACTCTGCCTTGCAGAGCCCGCTGGGTCCCCTCTCAAACAAAAAATCCTTGGTCCAGGGGGCAAATGGATGCCAGCATAGATCATGGACAACTAAAAGGACAATGgacctggggaggggaaaagtaCAGCACTCCTTTCTGGTCATACCAGAATGCCCTGCCCCGCTGCTGGGGAGGGATTTGCTTACCAAGTTGGGGGCGAGTATTGATTTCAAACCTCAGGGATCAGAAGTAAGATTCAGTAACCCTCTTGTCAGTCAGCCTGTTGTGACCATGCTGACCTTGTCTGCTGAAGATGAGTATAAACTGTATGAGACCCCTGCCCCCGGACCCCATTCAACAGAAGACAGGTGGCTTCAGAGCttcccagaggcctgggcagaaATGGCAGGGCCAGGATTGGCAGTACAAAGGCCTCCAGTGGTAGTATACTTAAAAGCCTCCGCCACCCCCATAAGGGTCAAACAATACTACATGAGTAAAGAGGCCCGGGAAGGCATTAGACCTCACATCCAGAGGCTGCTAGGACAAGGGATCCTGAGGCCTTGTCAATCAAGGTGGAACACCCCCCTGCTACCAGTGAAGAAACCAAGGACAGGGGACTATAGACCAGTCCAGGATTTGAGAGAGGTTAACAGTCGGGTAATGGACATACATCCAACGGTCCCGAACCCTTACAACCTCCTCAGTACCCTCAGTCCTGACAGGAAGTGGTATACAGTACTGGacctgaaagatgccttcttctgcTTGCGCCTGCATGAGGACAGCCAACCCCTGTTTGCTTTCGAATGGACGGACCCTGAGAATGGACTCAGTGGACAGCTCACCTGGACGCGGCTACCCCAGGGCTTCAAGAACTCTCCCACCATCTTTGACAAAGCGCTGTACCAGGACTTGAGTGCCTACCGAGCCTCCACCCCTGAGGTAACTCTGTTGCAGTATGTTGATGATCTGTTACTTGCAGCCGCCACCATAGAGCAGTGCGAACAGGGAACTGAGAAACTGCTTGTTGAACTGGCCAAACTGGGATACCGGGCATCCGCCaaaaaggcccagatctgccaaccCGAAGTCACCTTCCTGGGCTACTCTCTCTGA